In a single window of the Octopus sinensis linkage group LG1, ASM634580v1, whole genome shotgun sequence genome:
- the LOC115224762 gene encoding dual specificity protein phosphatase 12, producing the protein MDQVYDKIYVGGFEDVKDEESMSDAKITHVLSLLDRPLPPEIQNKYKCKFIRVLDMPDENLLTYFPECLRFIDEARVNGAVIVHCLVGCSRSATVVIAWLMQKKQLDVKTALNMVKDCRPCIRPNTGFQFQLELFARMAYDINVNNSDYKTFKLNMFGLKLGEGKIFNNDVKNLLVASPTENHPKTEVLYKCKKCRHPLFRESSLLSHTTGDWERSFDWNSKLSNLRKSDSEKNKVTCKESLFVEPVQWMADVVTNQSGKLTCPKCLAKIGSFIWCGEKCPCGSWVAPAFHIQKNKVDLCRPFVLVPRVLPNNQFMQETVATSCS; encoded by the exons atggaTCAAGTTTACGACAAAATATATGTAGGGGGATTTGAAGATGTTAAAGACGAAGAGAGCATGTCTGATGCCAAAATTACTCATGTTCTAAGTCTTCTGGATAGGCCCCTACCTCCTGAAATCCAgaataaatacaaatgtaaattcATCCGTGTCTTGGACATGCCCGATGAAAACTTACTGACTTATTTTCCTGAATGTTTACGGTTTATTGACGAAGCTCGAGTAAATGGAGCTGTGATAGTACACTG TCTTGTTGGTTGCTCCCGAAGTGCCACCGTGGTAATTGCTTGGCTCATGCAGAAAAAGCAATTAGATGTCAAAACTGCTTTAAATATGGTCAAAGACTGTAGACCCTGCATCAG ACCTAACACTGGATTCCAGTTCCAGCTGGAGTTGTTTGCCCGAATGGCTTATGATATTAATGTGAACAACAGTGATTACAAAACATTCAAGTTGAATATGTTTGGCTTGAAACTTGGTGAAG gtAAAATTTTCAACAACGATGTAAAAAACTTGCTCGTTGCTAGTCCAACAGAAAATCATCCCAAAACAGAAGTATTGTATAAATGTAAGAAATGCAG GCATCCTTTGTTCCGTGAAAGCTCCCTTCTTTCACACACAACTGGAGACTGGGAGCGATCCTTTGACTGGAATTCCAAACTATCAAATCTTCGTAAATCTGATTCAGAAAAGAATAAAGTTACTTGTAAAGAATCTCTGTTTGTTGAACCTGTCCAATGGATGGCTGATGTAGTTACTAATCAGAGTGGCAAG CTAACATGTCCAAAGTGTTTGGCAAAAATTGGATCATTCATTTGGTGTG GTGAAAAATGCCCATGTGGATCATGGGTTGCTCCAGCATTTCATATCCAGAAAAATAAAGTGGATTTGTGTCGGCCCTTTGTTCTTGTTCCACGGGTTCTTCCTAACAACCAGTTTATGCAAGAAACAGTTGCTACATCCTGCAGCTGA